One Aegilops tauschii subsp. strangulata cultivar AL8/78 chromosome 7, Aet v6.0, whole genome shotgun sequence genomic window carries:
- the LOC109768947 gene encoding uncharacterized protein isoform X2: MDRQGNGDPGDDESATTSWEVGGGSEAGAEVTGVTRGSEPEAEGVPGGVLAGVTAGSVTKPSKVGGGSNAQAEASSKAGGGSVAGADGEGSSASFAAEGMGVPLVLTAAEMAAQGFDIGVDIVLAGMEQYVDPVAYAEFEEVMLAADNLRFAQNSRQVPPADTFQPVNENEVNVDPDAEAEFDAMILAANNLRFAQQLRQVPPADTFQLENENEDERVHTNQSGFSLYQGIHNDTLYGSSISQQIHSDTLHGSPIPQGGDNNTLHGSCIPQGGDNDRASATWFKLKVPSAFQGLRRYHKQILHQRKFME, translated from the exons ATGGATCGTCAGGGGAACGGGGATCCGGGGGACGACGAGTCGGCGACGACGTCCTGGGAGGTGGGCGGGGGCTCCGAGGCCGGGGCGGAGGTGACGGGGGTTACCCGGGGCTCCGAGCCTGAGGCGGAGGGGGTCCCGGGTGGCGTCCTGGCGGGGGTGACCGCGGGCTCGGTGACCAAGCCGTCCAAGGTGGGTGGAGGCTCCAATGCCCAGGCGGAGGCGTCTTCCAAGGCGGGCGGGGGCTCCGTGGCCGGGGCGGATGGGGAGGGGTCCTCTGCTAGCTTCGCGGCGGAGGGGATGGGGGTACCTCTGGTCCTGACGGCGGCGGAGATGGCCGCTCAGGGCTTCGACATCGGCGTCGACATCGTGCTGGCAGGCATGGAACAGTATGTGGATCCGGTCGCCTATGCAGAGTTCGAGGAGGTGATGCTGGCCGCCGACAACCTCCGATTTGCTCAAAATTCGCGCCAG GTACCCCCTGCTGATACCTTCCAGCCTGTAAATGAAAATGAGGTAAATGTGGATCCGGACGCCGAGGCAGAGTTCGACGCGATGATTCTGGCCGCCAACAACCTCCGATTTGCTCAACAGTTGCGCCAG GTACCCCCTGCTGATACCTTCCAGCTTGAAAATGAAAATGAG GATGAAAGGGTTCACACCAATCAATCTGGCTTTTCACTGTATCAGGGAATTCATAATGATACACTATATGGATCTTCCATATCTCAGCAGATTCATAGTGATACTTTACATGGTTCTCCAATACCTCAGGGGGGTGATAATAATACATTACATGGATCTTGCATTCCTCAGGGGGGTGATAATGATCGTGCATCTGCAACTTGGTTCAAACTTAAGGTCCCTAGTGCGTTCCAAG
- the LOC109768947 gene encoding uncharacterized protein isoform X3, with protein sequence MDRQGNGDPGDDESATTSWEVGGGSEAGAEVTGVTRGSEPEAEGVPGGVLAGVTAGSVTKPSKVGGGSNAQAEASSKAGGGSVAGADGEGSSASFAAEGMGVPLVLTAAEMAAQGFDIGVDIVLAGMEQYVDPVAYAEFEEVMLAADNLRFAQNSRQVPPADTFQPVNENEVNVDPDAEAEFDAMILAANNLRFAQQLRQVPPADTFQLENENEDERVHTNQSGFSLYQGIHNDTLYGSSISQQIHSDTLHGSPIPQGGDNNTLHGSCIPQGGDNDRASATWFKLKVPSAFQELPNLSAPAT encoded by the exons ATGGATCGTCAGGGGAACGGGGATCCGGGGGACGACGAGTCGGCGACGACGTCCTGGGAGGTGGGCGGGGGCTCCGAGGCCGGGGCGGAGGTGACGGGGGTTACCCGGGGCTCCGAGCCTGAGGCGGAGGGGGTCCCGGGTGGCGTCCTGGCGGGGGTGACCGCGGGCTCGGTGACCAAGCCGTCCAAGGTGGGTGGAGGCTCCAATGCCCAGGCGGAGGCGTCTTCCAAGGCGGGCGGGGGCTCCGTGGCCGGGGCGGATGGGGAGGGGTCCTCTGCTAGCTTCGCGGCGGAGGGGATGGGGGTACCTCTGGTCCTGACGGCGGCGGAGATGGCCGCTCAGGGCTTCGACATCGGCGTCGACATCGTGCTGGCAGGCATGGAACAGTATGTGGATCCGGTCGCCTATGCAGAGTTCGAGGAGGTGATGCTGGCCGCCGACAACCTCCGATTTGCTCAAAATTCGCGCCAG GTACCCCCTGCTGATACCTTCCAGCCTGTAAATGAAAATGAGGTAAATGTGGATCCGGACGCCGAGGCAGAGTTCGACGCGATGATTCTGGCCGCCAACAACCTCCGATTTGCTCAACAGTTGCGCCAG GTACCCCCTGCTGATACCTTCCAGCTTGAAAATGAAAATGAG GATGAAAGGGTTCACACCAATCAATCTGGCTTTTCACTGTATCAGGGAATTCATAATGATACACTATATGGATCTTCCATATCTCAGCAGATTCATAGTGATACTTTACATGGTTCTCCAATACCTCAGGGGGGTGATAATAATACATTACATGGATCTTGCATTCCTCAGGGGGGTGATAATGATCGTGCATCTGCAACTTGGTTCAAACTTAAGGTCCCTAGTGCGTTCCAAG